The segment TCGAGCAGGGTGATGCCGGTGCCGTGGGTGGCGAGCCAGTCGTGGCCGCCGGTGAAGGTGGTGGATTCGCCGATCACGACGTGGCCGATGCCGAACTGGCGGACCAGGCCGGAGCAGTACCAGCACGGCGAGAGGGTGGTGACCATCACCGTGTCGCGGTAGCCGCGCAGGCGGCCGGCGGCGCGGAAGGCCGAGGTCTCGGCGTGCATGGACGGGTCGCCGTCCTGGACGCGCCGGTTGTGTCCGCGGCCGAGCAGTTCGCCGTCGCGTCGGAACAGGGCCGCCCCGATCGGGATGCCGCCCTCGGCGAGTCCGGTCTCCGCTTCCGCCAGCGCGACGTCCAGCCACGCCCGTGCCTGTTCCGCTGTCACTCCCGTGCCCATGCGGTCACCTCCGGCGTCCACTCTTCCGGTCCGTGCGGTACGGGGGGCCGGGACCGGTCCGGTGTCCGGCGGATTTGACGTTTCCTTTAAGGTGCGGGCATGCGAGATTTCGGGGTGGGACTGCGGTTCCTGTTCAGCGGGCAGCGGTGGGTGGCACGGCACGGGCGGTGGTGGGGGTTCGGGATGATCCCGGCGCTGATCGCCCTGGTCGGGTACGTGGCCGCGTTGGCGGTGCTGATCGCGTACGCGGGTGACCTGGCCGAGTGGGCGACGCCGTTCGCGGACGGGTGGAGCGAGCTGTGGCGGACCGTCGTGCGGGTGGGCGTCGCGGTGGTGGCGGTCGGCGCGGGCGGGCTGTTGGCGATGCTGACGTTCACGGCGGTGACGCTGCTGATCGGTGAGCCGTTCTACGAGTCGCTGTCGGCCCGGGTGGAGGCCACGGAGGGCGGCGGCCCGCCGGAGTCGGACCTCCCGCTGTGGCGTGAGCTGTGGAACGCGGCGCGGGACAGCCTGGCGGTGCTGCTGCGGGCGGCGGCGTTCGGGATCGCGCTGTTCCTGTGCGGGTTCATCCCGGTGGTGGGGCAGACGATCGTCCCGGTGCTGGCGGTGTGCGT is part of the Kitasatospora setae KM-6054 genome and harbors:
- a CDS encoding EI24 domain-containing protein, coding for MRDFGVGLRFLFSGQRWVARHGRWWGFGMIPALIALVGYVAALAVLIAYAGDLAEWATPFADGWSELWRTVVRVGVAVVAVGAGGLLAMLTFTAVTLLIGEPFYESLSARVEATEGGGPPESDLPLWRELWNAARDSLAVLLRAAAFGIALFLCGFIPVVGQTIVPVLAVCVSGFFLTAELTGTPLQKRGLTQKERLRLLRSRMSMALGFGTGLTLLFLIPVVTVLAMPGAVAGATLLAREISPYEVEGPGGDGSDEDDGGGEGEGEAPQQPYPGQNPYENPYPGQNPYQQNPYQGSNPYADPQIG
- a CDS encoding nucleoside deaminase; its protein translation is MGTGVTAEQARAWLDVALAEAETGLAEGGIPIGAALFRRDGELLGRGHNRRVQDGDPSMHAETSAFRAAGRLRGYRDTVMVTTLSPCWYCSGLVRQFGIGHVVIGESTTFTGGHDWLATHGTGITLLDDPRCVRLMTDFTTARPDLWYEDIGE